GGCGGCCCATAGTAAGCGCATTGGCAATAGCTGTGGCGGCATCGCCAACGTATACGTAATTTTTACCTCCTACCGGATATCCGGGCACTTTACCCTGGGCTACGGCTATTACCATTCTTCCCGAGCTGGGCTTAAAATCATTAGGGCCGATCATAAACGTTGGGTTAACCACGATAAAAGGGTAACCAAACTCATGCGCAGCTTCCAGCACCAGTTGCTGAGCCTGGTATTTGGTTTCCATATACCCAATACCGTATTGCTCAAATTTAGGAGGCGTATTTTCATCGCCGGGCTTTTCTTTAGTGCCAAAGCCCAATGAGTTGGCAGTACTCACGAATATGCCACGCTTTACTTTAGCCTGTATAGCGGCTTCCATTACATTACGGGTGCCATTTACATTAGTGGCTACATACTCAGGAGAACGCGCAGGCCAAAGGCCGGTATCTGCTGCTGCATGTACAACAGCATCACAACCAGCTACACCTTCTATCATTATTTGTGCATCTGTGATGTCACCAAAAAACTTCTCAAACTTGGGGTGTTGTTCCAGAAGCTCAGCTTCCGAAGCATGACGAAAAAGACCTCTTACTTCGTATCCCCGCTTGAGTAACTCTTTTGCGGTATTGCTTCCCAGCAGTCCGCTGGTACCAGTTATAAAAATTTTCATTGTTTCTCTTCTGTTCTACAGCCTGCAAAGCTAAAAAAATAATATGGCCTCTATTTTAACTTTTCAGGAATCTTTTCGTCAGGAAATTCTTCGTGGAAGCCCTGCCAGTATTCTTTGACCGTATTTTTCATGTCTTTACTCAACATCAGAATACCAAACAGGTTAGGCAATGTCATTAAAGCAATGGTAATACCGGATAGTGTCCAGATGATTGTAGTATCCGCGAATGAAGCCAGGAAGAAACCAACTACATACAGAATTCGGAAAATATTAACGTATTTAATACCAAAGAGGTAAGTAGTAGCTCTATCTCCGTAGTAAGACCAGGAAATAGCCGTTGAAAAAGCAAATAGCAGCAAGCCTATAGAAATAATGTATTGCCCATATTTACCTAAATACGAACGGGTAAAAGCTTCTGCAGTAAGTGGAGCACTATGTACCAGCGACTCACCCGTAAGCACTATTCCCAGGTTTTCATCTTTTTTGAGATCCAGCTTACCGCCACTGATGTTAATCTCTCCGCTAAAAGGTTTACCATTCTGCGTAACTTTAACATTTTCTGCTACGGAACG
This window of the Porifericola rhodea genome carries:
- a CDS encoding NAD-dependent epimerase/dehydratase family protein, with the translated sequence MKIFITGTSGLLGSNTAKELLKRGYEVRGLFRHASEAELLEQHPKFEKFFGDITDAQIMIEGVAGCDAVVHAAADTGLWPARSPEYVATNVNGTRNVMEAAIQAKVKRGIFVSTANSLGFGTKEKPGDENTPPKFEQYGIGYMETKYQAQQLVLEAAHEFGYPFIVVNPTFMIGPNDFKPSSGRMVIAVAQGKVPGYPVGGKNYVYVGDAATAIANALTMGRPGQCYILGNENLSYQEMFTKVAKVVGVKPPRLGIPPFATKAFGMLGTIGGKLFGITPKVSYKMARVSCDGHYFTAKKAVKELGMPQTPIENAIQECYEWFKQHNYL